AACAATATTAAATGCCGTGACAACATTCGCATTTTTCATTGCAAAATTGAGGTGTTTTTTTTCAATCTCTGCTACTTCGTCAGGATCAAAAAAACAGGATTTGGTATCTAAATATTCGCCCAACGCACAAAATGCTTTAGCAACACTTTCTTGCACGGGGCGATTTGGGAAAAACAGGTAAACAACGAGAGTCACTACACTATATAGCAAGGTACCGCATAAAATCATTACGGGATTAATAAACCATATATTTCCTTCAGGCACATAAGTCAATGTGGTATAAAGAGCAACCACTAATGAACCAAAAGCAATGGTACTATAACGCTGACCCACGGCGCCAATCATGGTGAAAATAAATGTCAGCACCGTCATTAACACAATATATTGAATAGGCTTACCGATATGTAACTGCACAATAAAGGATGAAATAGAAAAGGCAATGAGCGTGAAGAATACATTTTTCAATCGTCCAGTTAAACGGTTATCCAAATCCACCAAACCACCTGCAATGATCCCTAGAATCAAAGGCATTGATTGCGAAGAAATATCAAAAGCCCATATTCCCACTGCCGCAATATTTACGGCAATAAAAACAGGAATCGCAGCGATTACTTTGGCATTTAACCGAATATTCATTTCAAATCCTTATCAAAATAGAAAAGTGAGCAACAAGGCTCACTTTTTATTGTATGAAGTGCGGTAATTATTTATGGGATTTTGCCCAATTTAAGAAACGTGTTTGAGTTTCTTTATCCGCTTGTTGGAACCAATATTGAAGCTGTTGTTCTGCAACGTTTTCACCTTGAACAACCACTTTACCTTTATTCGCTTTTGCATTGCTTGCTGGAGTTGCGACCATTGGGTTAGCAGCTGTGGTTGCAGCAAATGCAGCAACAGATGCAGTTGCACCAGACGCATTATATTCAGAAAGATCATTCACCACATTAGCACTTGGGAATAAACCTTCTTGTTTTAACATATCCACTTTTGCTGAAAGCGTATTACCAGATTTTGTTTTTACGCTAATGCTTGGCATTTCATTGAATTTATCACCTTCAGAACGACCACGAATAGCTGGCGCCGAAATAACAAGATCCTCAGCATTGCCTTGGAATGTCACGATTACTGGGTTAGATTCAAAAAGGGTTTGGCTAGATCCAGAACCAATAATTTCACTTAAACGAACAACAACCTGATGGTTTTGGGTGTCATTCACAGCAAAGGTTTTTGCATCCTTCGCAAGAGATTTAGATGCCTTTTGACCATCAATGGCTAAAAGTTCAAGGTTAGATGAAGTAGAAACCATGCCAGCAAAAGTCGCTGTGCTAGCACATAATGTTGCAAGACCTAATACAACAGCACGTAATTTCATAATTGCTCCTTTGGTATAAATGAAATTCCTGCCTATGCTATGCTAAATCAGCAAAAATGAAAATAAAAAAAGTGAGAATTAGTTTAAAAAATCTTTGTTGTAATAGCACAAATAATCACAATATTTTATCATGTTGATGTCTAGACTAGTCACGACTAGTACCAAGCACAATGTAATCTATAAAATATCAATAGGAGTAACAATGTTAAACGATATTTTAACTGGCTATGGAATTTTTATTCTGGAAATTCTAACAATTTTATTACTCATTCTTGCTATTGTTGGTTTGGTGATTTCTTATCGTCAACACAACAAATCTAAAATAGGGGAATTAGAAATTAAAGATTTATCTGAAGAATTTGATCATCAAGTTAGTGTATTGCGTGATTTTAATCTTTCTGAAGAAGAGCTAAAACAACAAACTAAAGCAGAGAAAAAAGCTGAAAAACAAAAGGCTAAAAAACGTAAAGAAAAATTAAAAAAAGGTGAAACCTTAGATGACGAAAAGAAAAGCTGTGTGTATGTCTTAGATTTTCATGGTGATATTTCAGCATCAGAAACGACCGAACTTCGAGAAGAAATTTCAGCAATCTTAAATGTAGCAAAACAAGAAGATGAAGTATTACTACGTTTAGAAAGCCCGGGCGGTATTGTTCATGATTATGGGTTTGCAGCCTCTCAGTTGTCTCGTTTGAAACAAAAAGGCATAAAATTAACCATCGCTGTAGATAAGGTTGCAGCAAGTGGCGGTTATATGATGGCTTGTGTAGCCGATAAAATTGTATCTGCGCCTTTTGCTGTTATTGGTTCTATCGGCGTCGTAGCACAAATTCCAAACGTTCATCGTTTATTGAAAAAATATGATATTGATGTAGATGTGATGACAGCTGGTGAGTTTAAACGCACAGTAACTGTATTAGGTGAGAATACCGAAAAAGGCAAACAAAAATTTCAACAAGAGTTGGAAGAAACACATCAATTATTTAAACAATTTGTCTCACAAAATCGTCCTTGTGTAGATATTGATAAAATTGCGACAGGCGAACATTGGTTTGGCCAACAAGCAATCGACTTGAAATTAGTCGATGAAATTTCAACCAGTGATGATTTAATTTTAGAAAAAATGAAAGAAAAACATGTGTTAAGTGTGAAATATCGATTGAAAAAATCATTGATCAAAAAATTAGGTCGCCAGGCTGAAGAAAGTGCGGTAAATATTGTTCATCGTTATGCTACAAAGCGAGCAAATGATTTTATACATTAAATATAGATATCTTTACATTTCTTTACAAAAAAGAGAGCTAGTTCACTGATTTTATTGTTTACAAGGCGATTTTTTGCCTTTAGTATGTACGACCGAAACTTTTAAAGTTTTATAATATTTAATTCGTGAAGTTTAGTTATCCTCTTTCCGAAGAGTTATTGACAAATAAAAGGTAAAACAAATGAAATTGTCTCGTATTTTATTATCAAGCATTGCTATCGCAACTGTTGCCGCTTGTGGCAATTTAAGCAAAGTAACTGATGCAGGTACTCCAGAATATAAAGATGTAAATGGTCAACAAATACCTCAATTAGTATGGCCTAAAATTGATTCAGCGACCTTTAACCACGATGGTAGCCAATTCGGTACTTGGCCAAATTGGGATAATGTTCGTATGATTGAAAATGGTATGAACAAAGATCAAATTCGTCAATTAATCGGTGATCCGCACTTCACAGAAGGCTTGTATGGTGTATCTGAATGGGATTATGTATTCAATTATCGTGAAAACGGCACCCATAAGATTTGTCAATATAAAGTATTATTTGACAAAAATCATAATGCACAAAGTTTCTTCTGGTATCCAAACGGTTGTAACGGAAATTCAGCATTCAATTTGAGCGGTGACTTCTTATTTGACTTCAACAAAGACACCTTAACGGCACAAGGCAAACAAGTTGTTGATAACGTAGCGTCTCAATTAAAGTCTACTGGTGCTAAAGAAGTTAAAGTTGCTGGTTATACAGACCGTTTAGGTTCTGATGCTTACAACTTAGATCTATCTCAACGTCGTGCAAATACTGTTAAAGCGCGTTTAACTGAAGACGGTGTGAACTCTCTAATTACTGCTGTGGGCTATGGTAAAAATCCGCAAGTGAAAGCTTGTGAGGGTGTTAATGGACAAGCGTTAAAAGATTGTTTACGTCCTAATCGTCGTGTTGAGATTATTGCCTCTGGTTCTGAATTAAAA
This portion of the Haemophilus haemolyticus genome encodes:
- a CDS encoding curli polymerization inhibitor CsgI-related protein, translating into MKLRAVVLGLATLCASTATFAGMVSTSSNLELLAIDGQKASKSLAKDAKTFAVNDTQNHQVVVRLSEIIGSGSSQTLFESNPVIVTFQGNAEDLVISAPAIRGRSEGDKFNEMPSISVKTKSGNTLSAKVDMLKQEGLFPSANVVNDLSEYNASGATASVAAFAATTAANPMVATPASNAKANKGKVVVQGENVAEQQLQYWFQQADKETQTRFLNWAKSHK
- the sohB gene encoding protease SohB — its product is MLNDILTGYGIFILEILTILLLILAIVGLVISYRQHNKSKIGELEIKDLSEEFDHQVSVLRDFNLSEEELKQQTKAEKKAEKQKAKKRKEKLKKGETLDDEKKSCVYVLDFHGDISASETTELREEISAILNVAKQEDEVLLRLESPGGIVHDYGFAASQLSRLKQKGIKLTIAVDKVAASGGYMMACVADKIVSAPFAVIGSIGVVAQIPNVHRLLKKYDIDVDVMTAGEFKRTVTVLGENTEKGKQKFQQELEETHQLFKQFVSQNRPCVDIDKIATGEHWFGQQAIDLKLVDEISTSDDLILEKMKEKHVLSVKYRLKKSLIKKLGRQAEESAVNIVHRYATKRANDFIH
- a CDS encoding OmpA family protein; this encodes MKLSRILLSSIAIATVAACGNLSKVTDAGTPEYKDVNGQQIPQLVWPKIDSATFNHDGSQFGTWPNWDNVRMIENGMNKDQIRQLIGDPHFTEGLYGVSEWDYVFNYRENGTHKICQYKVLFDKNHNAQSFFWYPNGCNGNSAFNLSGDFLFDFNKDTLTAQGKQVVDNVASQLKSTGAKEVKVAGYTDRLGSDAYNLDLSQRRANTVKARLTEDGVNSLITAVGYGKNPQVKACEGVNGQALKDCLRPNRRVEIIASGSELKLQEGGKSNGGTQGPAKLYQK